From Citricoccus sp. SGAir0253, a single genomic window includes:
- a CDS encoding DUF1206 domain-containing protein — MSADPGPSSRPADRLERAVRRHAPGSAGRAVERLGDHAEEMSRHPWFQRLARTGHVANGILHLLIGIIAWNLALGTSGRSADQSGAIALLAGQPFGMVLAWVCAAGCVLLGLWYLSEALWDRQEALDGVKDGGKAVVYVAIGVLFAMAALGSGQDSGESASSFSAALMSHPAGAALLVAVGAGFIAAGAYHVVKGATRRFTRDLEHSSNLTVSRAIRVTGTVGYVAKGIVLALVGLLFVVATVQHDPQEATGMDGALRALLDQPLGPVLLAAVGVGLMLFGVYSVMRSRYAA; from the coding sequence ATGTCCGCGGACCCAGGCCCCTCATCCCGTCCCGCCGACCGCCTCGAGCGCGCCGTGCGCCGGCACGCACCCGGCTCCGCGGGCCGCGCCGTCGAGCGTCTGGGGGACCACGCCGAGGAGATGTCCAGGCACCCGTGGTTCCAGCGGCTGGCGCGGACCGGACACGTCGCCAACGGCATCCTGCACTTGCTCATCGGGATCATCGCCTGGAACCTGGCCCTCGGCACCTCGGGCCGGTCCGCCGACCAGTCCGGGGCCATCGCCCTGCTGGCCGGCCAGCCGTTCGGGATGGTCCTGGCCTGGGTGTGCGCCGCCGGCTGCGTCCTGCTCGGCCTGTGGTACCTCAGCGAGGCGCTGTGGGACCGGCAGGAGGCGCTGGACGGCGTGAAGGACGGCGGCAAGGCCGTGGTCTACGTGGCGATCGGCGTGCTGTTCGCGATGGCGGCCCTCGGGAGCGGACAGGACTCCGGCGAGTCGGCGAGCTCGTTCTCCGCCGCGCTGATGTCCCACCCCGCCGGCGCGGCCCTGCTGGTGGCGGTCGGGGCCGGGTTCATCGCCGCCGGCGCGTACCACGTGGTCAAGGGCGCCACCCGCCGGTTCACGCGGGACCTGGAGCACTCCTCCAACCTCACCGTCTCCCGGGCCATCCGGGTCACCGGCACCGTCGGCTACGTGGCCAAGGGCATCGTCCTGGCCCTCGTGGGGCTGCTGTTCGTGGTGGCCACGGTGCAGCACGACCCGCAGGAGGCCACCGGCATGGACGGCGCCCTGCGGGCCCTGCTGGACCAGCCCCTCGGACCGGTGCTGCTGGCGGCCGTGGGCGTGGGGCTGATGCTCTTCGGGGTCTACTCGGTCATGCGCTCCCGCTACGCGGCCTGA
- a CDS encoding putative quinol monooxygenase — MIFIVVKFQVKPEHADGFIERVRDYTESTRAEEGNLWFEWSRSVEDPDEFVLVEAFKDGAAEAHVTSEHFTTGLETMRPLLVSTPRIVSRQVEGEGWDRMGELQVD, encoded by the coding sequence ATGATCTTCATCGTCGTGAAATTCCAGGTCAAGCCCGAGCACGCGGACGGGTTCATCGAGCGCGTCCGTGACTACACGGAGTCCACGCGCGCCGAGGAGGGCAACCTCTGGTTCGAGTGGTCCCGCAGCGTGGAGGACCCGGACGAGTTCGTCCTCGTGGAGGCGTTCAAGGACGGCGCCGCCGAGGCCCACGTGACGAGCGAGCACTTCACCACCGGCCTGGAGACCATGCGCCCGCTGCTGGTCTCCACGCCGCGGATCGTCAGCCGCCAGGTCGAGGGCGAGGGCTGGGACCGGATGGGCGAGCTGCAGGTCGACTGA
- a CDS encoding CoA-binding protein gives MAHVNDPATVRRLLTDRGGRWAVVGLTPNPRRAAVGVSRFLRDDLGMEIIPVNLGAQEVHGETGYRRLADVPGEIDVVDCFVNSQKVGRIVDEAIAVGAKAVWLQLGVVDEAAAERARAAGLDVVMDTCPVIEVRADPSLLPG, from the coding sequence ATGGCACACGTGAACGACCCGGCGACCGTCCGCCGGCTGCTGACGGACCGGGGGGGCCGCTGGGCCGTCGTCGGGCTCACGCCCAACCCGCGCCGCGCCGCCGTCGGGGTCTCGCGCTTCCTGCGGGACGACCTCGGGATGGAGATCATCCCGGTCAACCTCGGCGCGCAGGAGGTGCACGGGGAGACGGGCTACCGCCGGCTCGCGGACGTCCCGGGGGAGATCGACGTGGTGGACTGCTTCGTCAACTCCCAGAAGGTGGGGCGGATCGTGGACGAGGCGATCGCAGTGGGCGCGAAGGCCGTCTGGCTGCAGCTCGGGGTGGTGGACGAGGCCGCCGCCGAGCGCGCCCGGGCCGCCGGGCTGGACGTGGTGATGGACACGTGCCCGGTCATCGAGGTGCGGGCCGATCCGTCCCTGCTCCCCGGCTGA
- a CDS encoding oxygenase MpaB family protein — MGIPHPLRSLQASLVRTFSGEHAGGVPQWQLDLELGDDAGYFSPDSAVWTVHGGMSTIPAGIRALLVQALHPGALAGVAEHSDYRADPFGRLAGTIRWIFTVTYGSTEAARQACAYVRRLHGPVRGRYTAADGTVRDYAANDPVLDEWVHLAFTDAFLTCYETFIGPVPAPPGTPAGRTGADAYVAEWAVAGELMGVPDPPRTQAALRARLAAFDAGPDRQLRGGPELEEVVRFLRRPPLEPGLRPGYRALFLAVVDTLPRRHRELAGLRGSGVPALTRLAGRATLAVIGRALGRRGPSELAARRRLVRLGVLAPQDGD; from the coding sequence ATGGGTATCCCCCACCCCCTGCGCTCGCTGCAGGCGAGCCTCGTGCGCACCTTCTCCGGCGAGCACGCTGGCGGCGTGCCGCAGTGGCAGCTCGACCTGGAGCTGGGCGACGACGCCGGCTACTTCTCCCCGGACTCGGCCGTGTGGACCGTGCACGGCGGCATGTCCACCATCCCGGCCGGCATCCGCGCGCTGCTGGTCCAGGCGCTGCACCCCGGGGCGCTGGCCGGGGTGGCCGAGCACTCCGACTACCGGGCCGACCCGTTCGGCCGGCTGGCCGGCACCATCCGCTGGATCTTCACCGTGACCTACGGCTCGACCGAGGCCGCCCGGCAGGCCTGCGCGTACGTGCGGCGGCTCCACGGCCCGGTGCGCGGCCGGTACACCGCCGCCGACGGCACCGTCCGCGACTACGCGGCCAACGACCCCGTCCTGGACGAATGGGTCCACCTCGCCTTCACGGACGCCTTCCTCACCTGCTACGAGACGTTCATCGGCCCGGTCCCGGCCCCGCCGGGCACGCCCGCCGGCCGCACCGGGGCGGACGCCTACGTGGCCGAGTGGGCCGTGGCGGGAGAACTGATGGGCGTCCCGGACCCGCCGCGGACCCAGGCCGCGCTGCGGGCACGCCTGGCCGCCTTCGACGCCGGCCCGGACCGCCAGCTGCGCGGGGGCCCCGAGCTCGAGGAGGTGGTCCGCTTCCTGCGGCGTCCGCCCCTGGAGCCGGGCCTGCGGCCGGGCTACCGCGCGCTGTTCCTGGCCGTCGTGGACACCCTGCCGCGCCGTCACCGGGAGCTCGCCGGGCTGCGCGGCAGCGGCGTCCCGGCCCTCACCCGCCTCGCCGGCCGGGCGACGCTGGCCGTCATCGGCCGGGCGCTGGGCCGGCGGGGTCCCTCCGAGCTCGCCGCCCGGCGCCGCCTCGTCCGGCTGGGCGTCCTGGCCCCGCAGGACGGGGACTGA
- a CDS encoding HAD-IC family P-type ATPase: MSVSTSASTGGTATGEEDDIQDLPRPGSSAASPDAPGPSPAAPPPPAVPTSPASPAHAAVAGLPAPGTPGHPDHPDHPDARRRLHLRHRGLEGLVRPADDHLAEHGLDEAAVAERVEHGLTNRQPRDTSRSIWKILRVHVLTLFNLAIGSCAAAIIVLGRWFDLVFCFAALANVVIGVVQEYSAKRKLDQIALLHQDAARVLRSGTEREVRLEDIVLDDAVVLRRGDQVPADGVVLAADGLDIDESLLTGESDAVGKLPGHAVLSGSAVLSGHGLFRVSAVGADSHASQLAIEARRFSRIHSELRGALDTVAKWLTIALVPIVAVIVNGQVQAIGGWAHALATGAMEPAVVASVAAITSMVPQGLALMTTIAFAVAALKLARDQVLIQEQPAVEILARVDTVCLDKTGTLTEGRIVFDAATPLAPAAAVHDAGEAVLAWFGADANANPTALALRERYAAVPGAEPSARVPFASARRWSAVAFGTPAGPDAAPAGPSAPGPEAAGTDGAVSGAEDPGAPGALHGAWVLGAPEALLDGSRRPGEHLERIRSLCHETTEQGLRTMLLCRSAEPAAAGAWFGTDGGAAGALAADGPAPGDGAGPASGPADGTNAAWAGAPVRTGELLPPALEPVALLTFREKVRDDAHETLEYFRAQGVELKIISGDNPRTVAAVAREVGMTLHGDGYDARHLPEDDAERRRVLDTYSVFGRVTPDQKKGMVKDLQDAGHVVAMTGDGINDALALKSADLGIAMGNGAPATKAVSRMVLLDSRFSRLPSVLAEGRQVIANIEQLAHLYLTKTSYAVLFGVVFSLLAWQYPLLPRQASTVDFLMIGLPTFFLALAPNQRRYVPGFLRRSLRFALPSGLVILTGLLAVNLAARWFAGDVSVRQVQTASVITLTLMGLWVLNLISRPLTRWKLTLIASMYALLVVVLVVPASQRFHQFEYPPLDLGLTAGGIGVVGCVLLELIHLRHRSWVRRTQGAGRPEVPAGPARAGGMTGRGPARQSVVEWQGPRPDRAPEDRLPAAAPTAPRTVDVLVIGGGNAGISLAARLHRQGLRDVAVVEPKDTHHYRPMLSYVGAGLKTVRDLSRPQARAMPDGVTWVRDAVAALDTAARTAVLASGTRIGYRDVVVCPGSTPDWDAVPGSAEAMASGFASTNYTVDLAPRTWELIRGLRAGRALFTIPDGPAPTPQIGQKILYLACDYWQRRGVLRDIEVTLLTPTATVFGQPDVDRRLEPWVSRYGIRVVTGARVRSIDAGARRLAAEVEGTPREFGYDLLHHGPVHRAPSWIAAAGLGTEDGYVDVDPETLRHRSVPSVWACGDAAELRTGRSGGGLRHQTRILADNLLAAREGRTLEGRYDGYTVTPVTVARGRALFPEYDRDNALDPSIPGLPLLRPSRALWFFDLEVLPREYWYSILKGR; the protein is encoded by the coding sequence ATCAGCGTGAGCACATCGGCCAGCACCGGCGGCACCGCCACCGGGGAGGAGGACGACATCCAGGACCTCCCCCGACCGGGCTCCTCGGCGGCCTCCCCCGACGCCCCGGGCCCGTCCCCGGCCGCTCCCCCGCCGCCCGCGGTCCCCACGTCTCCCGCGTCCCCCGCGCACGCCGCCGTCGCCGGTCTCCCCGCCCCGGGCACCCCCGGGCACCCGGACCACCCCGACCACCCGGACGCCCGGCGCCGGCTCCACCTGCGCCACCGGGGCCTCGAGGGACTGGTCCGCCCCGCGGACGACCACCTCGCCGAGCACGGGCTGGACGAGGCCGCCGTCGCCGAGCGCGTGGAGCACGGGCTGACCAACCGGCAGCCGCGGGACACGTCCCGCTCGATCTGGAAGATCCTGCGCGTCCACGTCCTGACCCTGTTCAACCTGGCCATCGGCTCGTGCGCGGCGGCCATCATCGTCCTGGGCCGCTGGTTCGACCTCGTCTTCTGCTTCGCCGCCCTCGCCAACGTGGTCATCGGCGTGGTGCAGGAGTACTCCGCCAAGCGCAAGCTGGACCAGATCGCGCTGCTGCACCAGGACGCCGCGCGCGTGCTGCGCTCCGGGACGGAGCGGGAGGTCCGGCTCGAGGACATCGTGCTGGACGACGCCGTGGTGCTACGGCGCGGGGACCAGGTCCCGGCCGACGGGGTGGTGCTGGCCGCGGACGGCCTGGACATCGACGAGTCCCTGCTGACCGGCGAGTCGGACGCGGTGGGCAAGCTGCCCGGGCACGCGGTGCTGTCCGGCTCGGCCGTGCTCTCCGGCCACGGGCTGTTCCGCGTCTCCGCGGTCGGCGCCGACTCGCACGCCTCGCAGCTGGCCATCGAGGCCCGGCGATTCTCGAGGATCCACTCCGAACTGCGCGGGGCGCTGGACACCGTGGCGAAGTGGCTCACGATCGCCCTGGTGCCGATCGTGGCCGTCATCGTCAACGGCCAGGTGCAGGCCATCGGCGGCTGGGCCCACGCCCTGGCCACGGGGGCGATGGAGCCGGCCGTCGTGGCCTCCGTCGCCGCCATCACCTCCATGGTCCCGCAGGGGCTGGCGCTGATGACCACCATCGCGTTCGCCGTGGCCGCGCTCAAGCTCGCCCGGGACCAGGTGCTCATCCAGGAGCAGCCCGCGGTGGAGATCCTCGCCCGCGTGGACACCGTCTGCCTGGACAAGACCGGCACGCTGACCGAGGGGCGGATCGTCTTCGACGCCGCCACGCCCCTGGCCCCGGCCGCCGCGGTGCACGATGCCGGCGAGGCCGTGCTGGCCTGGTTCGGTGCCGACGCCAACGCCAACCCCACCGCGCTGGCCCTGCGCGAGCGCTACGCCGCGGTCCCCGGGGCCGAGCCCAGCGCCCGGGTGCCCTTCGCCTCCGCGCGGCGCTGGTCCGCCGTCGCCTTCGGCACGCCGGCCGGGCCCGACGCCGCCCCGGCCGGCCCAAGCGCCCCCGGTCCGGAGGCCGCGGGGACCGATGGCGCGGTCTCCGGAGCCGAGGACCCGGGCGCCCCGGGGGCGCTGCACGGGGCGTGGGTGCTCGGCGCTCCCGAGGCACTGCTCGACGGGTCCCGCCGCCCCGGGGAGCACCTCGAGCGGATCCGGTCGCTGTGCCACGAGACGACCGAGCAGGGCCTGCGCACCATGCTGCTGTGCCGCTCGGCCGAGCCGGCGGCCGCGGGCGCCTGGTTCGGCACCGACGGCGGGGCGGCCGGGGCCCTCGCGGCGGACGGACCCGCACCGGGCGACGGGGCCGGGCCGGCGTCGGGCCCGGCGGACGGGACAAACGCCGCGTGGGCCGGGGCGCCCGTCCGGACCGGGGAACTGCTGCCGCCCGCGCTGGAGCCCGTGGCGCTGCTGACCTTCCGCGAGAAGGTCCGCGACGACGCCCACGAGACCCTGGAGTACTTCCGGGCGCAGGGCGTGGAGCTGAAGATCATCTCGGGGGACAACCCCCGCACGGTCGCCGCGGTCGCGCGCGAGGTCGGGATGACGCTGCACGGCGACGGCTACGACGCCCGCCACCTGCCCGAGGACGACGCCGAGCGGCGCCGCGTCCTGGACACCTATTCCGTCTTCGGCCGGGTCACCCCGGACCAGAAGAAGGGCATGGTCAAGGACCTGCAGGACGCCGGGCACGTGGTGGCGATGACCGGCGACGGCATCAACGACGCGCTGGCGCTGAAGTCCGCGGACCTCGGCATCGCGATGGGCAACGGCGCCCCGGCCACGAAGGCCGTCTCCCGCATGGTGCTGCTGGACAGCCGGTTCTCGCGGCTGCCCTCCGTGCTGGCCGAGGGCCGGCAGGTGATCGCCAACATCGAGCAGCTGGCCCACCTGTACCTCACCAAGACCTCCTACGCCGTGCTGTTCGGCGTGGTGTTCTCCCTGCTGGCCTGGCAGTACCCGCTGCTGCCTCGGCAGGCCTCCACGGTCGACTTCCTGATGATCGGCCTGCCCACGTTCTTCCTGGCCCTGGCGCCGAACCAGCGGCGGTACGTGCCCGGGTTCCTCCGGCGGTCACTGCGCTTCGCGCTGCCCTCGGGCCTGGTCATCCTCACCGGGCTGCTGGCCGTGAACCTCGCGGCCCGCTGGTTCGCCGGGGACGTGTCCGTGCGGCAGGTCCAGACGGCCTCGGTCATCACGCTGACGCTCATGGGCCTGTGGGTGCTCAACCTCATCTCCCGCCCGCTGACGCGCTGGAAACTGACGCTGATCGCGTCCATGTACGCGCTGCTGGTCGTGGTGCTCGTGGTGCCCGCCTCCCAGCGGTTCCACCAGTTCGAGTACCCACCGCTGGACCTGGGGCTCACGGCGGGGGGGATCGGCGTGGTCGGCTGCGTCCTGCTCGAGCTGATCCACCTGCGGCACCGGTCCTGGGTCCGCCGCACGCAGGGCGCTGGACGTCCGGAGGTCCCGGCCGGCCCGGCGCGGGCGGGCGGGATGACCGGCCGTGGCCCCGCCCGCCAGTCCGTGGTCGAATGGCAGGGACCGCGCCCGGACCGAGCCCCGGAGGACCGATTGCCCGCAGCAGCACCCACCGCCCCCCGCACCGTCGACGTCCTCGTGATCGGCGGCGGCAACGCCGGGATCTCCCTCGCCGCCCGGCTGCACCGCCAGGGCCTGCGGGACGTGGCCGTCGTCGAGCCCAAGGACACGCACCACTACCGGCCGATGCTCTCCTACGTGGGGGCCGGGCTGAAGACGGTGCGGGACCTGTCCCGTCCCCAGGCCCGCGCCATGCCGGACGGGGTCACGTGGGTCCGGGACGCCGTGGCGGCCCTGGACACCGCCGCGCGGACGGCCGTGCTGGCCTCCGGCACCCGGATCGGCTACCGCGACGTGGTGGTCTGCCCGGGCTCCACCCCGGACTGGGACGCCGTCCCCGGCAGCGCCGAGGCCATGGCCAGCGGCTTCGCCTCGACCAACTACACGGTGGACCTGGCGCCGCGGACGTGGGAGCTCATCCGCGGGCTGCGCGCCGGCCGCGCCCTGTTCACGATCCCGGACGGACCCGCGCCCACTCCCCAGATCGGCCAGAAGATCCTCTACCTCGCGTGCGACTACTGGCAGCGCCGCGGCGTGCTGCGGGACATCGAGGTGACCCTGCTGACGCCCACCGCCACGGTCTTCGGCCAGCCGGACGTGGACCGGCGGCTGGAGCCCTGGGTGTCCCGGTACGGGATCCGCGTGGTCACCGGGGCGCGGGTGCGGTCCATCGACGCCGGCGCCCGCCGGCTGGCCGCGGAGGTGGAGGGCACGCCGCGCGAGTTCGGCTACGACCTGCTGCACCACGGCCCCGTGCACCGCGCCCCCTCCTGGATCGCCGCCGCGGGCCTGGGCACGGAGGACGGGTACGTGGACGTGGACCCGGAGACGCTGCGCCACCGCTCGGTGCCCTCGGTGTGGGCGTGCGGCGACGCCGCCGAGCTGCGGACCGGCCGGTCCGGCGGGGGCCTGCGCCACCAGACGAGGATCCTCGCCGACAACCTGCTCGCCGCCCGCGAGGGCAGGACCCTGGAGGGACGGTACGACGGCTACACGGTCACGCCCGTCACCGTGGCCCGCGGCAGGGCCCTGTTCCCGGAGTACGACCGGGACAACGCGCTGGACCCCAGCATCCCGGGGCTGCCGCTGCTGCGCCCCAGCCGCGCCCTGTGGTTCTTCGACCTCGAGGTCCTGCCCCGGGAGTACTGGTACAGCATCCTCAAGGGCCGCTGA